One Paracidovorax avenae ATCC 19860 genomic region harbors:
- the yddG gene encoding aromatic amino acid DMT transporter YddG — MEKRHRATGIGLVAIVLWASIVGLIRGVSEGLGAVGGAAMIYSTAAALLWATVGFTPLRAFPRRYLAWGSVLFVGYELCLSLSIGHARSRQQAIEVGMVNYLWPTFTMLAAIAFNGQRASWLVVPGLAVSLAGICTVLGGGNGVSLPGMAANIQDNPLSYGLAFTGAVVWAAYCTVTARLARGTNGITLFFLLTALVLWAQYLAGGAPAMHWSVPTAVQLAFAAAAMGFGYAAWNVGILHGHVTVLAGASYFTPVLSAALAALLLRVPLSAAFWAGACMVCGGAVLCWLATRGRPRAPGPEAC; from the coding sequence ATGGAAAAAAGACACCGCGCCACCGGCATCGGGCTGGTCGCCATCGTTCTGTGGGCCTCGATCGTGGGCCTGATCCGCGGCGTGAGCGAGGGCCTGGGCGCGGTGGGCGGCGCGGCGATGATCTACAGCACCGCCGCCGCGCTGCTGTGGGCGACGGTGGGTTTCACGCCGCTGCGCGCGTTCCCGCGGCGCTACCTGGCCTGGGGCAGCGTGCTGTTCGTGGGCTACGAGCTGTGCCTGTCGCTGTCCATCGGCCATGCGCGCAGCCGCCAGCAGGCGATCGAGGTGGGCATGGTGAACTACCTGTGGCCGACCTTCACCATGCTGGCCGCGATCGCCTTCAACGGCCAGCGCGCCAGCTGGCTGGTGGTGCCGGGGCTGGCCGTGTCGCTGGCGGGCATCTGCACGGTGCTGGGCGGCGGCAACGGCGTGAGCCTGCCCGGCATGGCCGCCAACATCCAGGACAACCCGCTGAGCTACGGCCTGGCCTTCACCGGGGCCGTGGTCTGGGCCGCGTACTGCACGGTGACGGCGCGCCTGGCCCGCGGCACGAACGGGATCACGCTGTTCTTCCTGCTCACTGCGCTGGTGCTGTGGGCCCAGTACCTGGCCGGTGGCGCGCCCGCGATGCACTGGAGCGTGCCCACGGCGGTGCAGCTGGCGTTCGCGGCGGCGGCGATGGGCTTCGGCTACGCAGCGTGGAACGTCGGCATCCTGCACGGCCATGTCACGGTGCTGGCCGGGGCGTCGTATTTCACGCCGGTGCTGTCGGCGGCGCTGGCCGCGCTGCTGCTGCGCGTGCCGCTGTCGGCGGCCTTCTGGGCGGGGGCGTGCATGGTGTGCGGCGGCGCGGTGCTGTGCTGGCTCGCCACCCGCGGCCGGCCGCGGGCGCCCGGCCCCGAGGCTTGCTGA
- a CDS encoding VirK family protein — MVRLLPYRTYCLLLAPALWMAAAHAGDVLPTHAAIQQALDQGDSVSVAIDLSQCVPQGAAAPSQTRGGRRIDAYRIVQDGTVSFSDSHFTVAGDGQPIVQFMRYQVRPDQSVDFTTWMFNLPGYDLRTPSVAYRCTIGQGARFHKD, encoded by the coding sequence ATGGTCCGACTGCTGCCCTACCGCACCTACTGCCTGCTGCTCGCGCCCGCCCTCTGGATGGCCGCCGCCCATGCCGGCGATGTCCTGCCCACCCATGCCGCCATCCAGCAGGCGCTGGACCAGGGCGATAGCGTCTCCGTCGCCATCGACCTCTCGCAATGCGTGCCCCAGGGCGCTGCCGCTCCCTCGCAGACGCGCGGCGGCCGCCGCATCGATGCCTACCGCATCGTGCAGGACGGCACCGTCTCCTTCAGCGATTCGCATTTCACCGTGGCGGGCGACGGCCAGCCCATCGTCCAGTTCATGCGCTACCAGGTGCGCCCGGACCAGTCCGTGGACTTCACCACCTGGATGTTCAACCTGCCGGGCTACGACCTGCGCACGCCGTCCGTGGCCTACCGCTGCACCATCGGCCAGGGCGCGCGCTTCCACAAGGACTGA
- a CDS encoding LysR family transcriptional regulator produces MGPGNRPLDLEWLEDFLALAESGNFSRAAEARAIAQPAFSRHIRALEDWVGAELFDRSAHPATLTAAGQRFHPLLEDVLARLEAARIKACAAQAQAAASLRFAATHVLSLTFFPRWLGGLESQLRLGPIQTISDSYQACEDLALQRRVQFVLCHGHAAVPGRLDEAGYPAARLADDVLQPVSAPQGDGTPLHAIPGPEAQGGARPPLPVLAYSDASGLGRIMRALRKGVFDAGGVAGMPGEVEVVFTAHHAALLKAMALEGRGMAWLPRSLIAEELQSGALVAAGPAGWDVPVEIRLYRQRTEMSDAAETLWRLAAGGQAGQAGQTAGTAPP; encoded by the coding sequence ATGGGCCCCGGCAACCGACCGCTGGATCTGGAGTGGCTGGAGGATTTCCTCGCCCTCGCCGAGAGCGGCAACTTCTCGCGCGCGGCCGAGGCCCGCGCCATCGCGCAGCCCGCGTTCAGCCGCCACATCCGCGCGCTGGAGGACTGGGTGGGCGCCGAGCTGTTCGACCGCAGCGCGCACCCGGCCACCCTCACGGCGGCGGGGCAGCGCTTCCACCCGCTGCTGGAAGACGTGCTCGCGCGGCTGGAGGCGGCGCGGATCAAGGCCTGCGCGGCGCAGGCCCAGGCGGCGGCGAGCCTGCGCTTCGCGGCGACGCACGTGCTGTCGCTCACGTTCTTTCCGCGCTGGCTCGGGGGACTGGAGTCGCAGTTGCGGCTGGGGCCGATCCAGACGATTTCCGACAGCTACCAGGCCTGCGAGGACCTGGCCCTGCAGCGGCGCGTGCAGTTCGTGCTGTGCCACGGCCATGCCGCCGTGCCGGGTCGGCTGGACGAGGCGGGCTACCCGGCGGCGCGCCTGGCGGACGACGTGCTGCAGCCCGTGTCGGCGCCGCAGGGGGACGGCACGCCGCTGCATGCGATACCGGGCCCGGAAGCGCAGGGCGGCGCGCGGCCGCCGCTGCCGGTGCTGGCGTACAGCGATGCCTCGGGCCTGGGGCGGATCATGCGTGCGCTGCGCAAGGGGGTGTTCGACGCGGGGGGCGTGGCCGGCATGCCGGGCGAGGTGGAGGTGGTGTTCACCGCCCACCACGCGGCGCTGCTCAAGGCGATGGCGCTCGAAGGCCGCGGCATGGCCTGGCTGCCGCGCAGCCTGATCGCGGAGGAACTGCAATCAGGCGCGCTGGTGGCCGCCGGGCCGGCCGGCTGGGACGTGCCGGTGGAGATCCGGCTGTACCGGCAGCGCACGGAGATGTCGGACGCGGCGGAGACGCTCTGGCGCCTCGCCGCCGGTGGGCAGGCCGGGCAAGCCGGGCAGACCGCAGGCACCGCCCCGCCCTGA
- a CDS encoding dihydrodipicolinate synthase family protein encodes MPSIANYRGIIPAISCPFTPDHRIDEPALRKLASWLAGHDGVVAIMTNGHTGEVFSLTPAERAEVTRIVADELKGLPRPVPVISSIVCEGLKDAADHARAAVAAGAVALDVMPPHHWLRFGFTSGHALQYFEAIHEAAPEADLVCHVYPAWTRASYSSQLLADLAKLPYLQAFKVGQRDMNKYARDIQAIREADASKAILTCHDEYLLASMVQGVDGALVGFATFIPQLIIDLWNAVKAGDLRKAMEVQAVITPLKDAVYGGGEPTGEAHARMKGGMYLAGVIDDATVRPPTEAPSAKEMDALRAAVKQAGLLQR; translated from the coding sequence ATGCCTTCCATCGCGAATTATCGCGGCATCATCCCCGCCATTTCGTGCCCTTTCACGCCGGACCACCGCATCGACGAGCCCGCCCTGCGCAAGCTCGCCTCCTGGCTGGCCGGCCACGACGGCGTGGTCGCCATCATGACCAACGGCCACACGGGCGAGGTGTTCTCGCTCACGCCCGCCGAGCGCGCCGAAGTCACCCGCATCGTCGCTGACGAACTGAAGGGCCTTCCTCGTCCTGTGCCGGTCATCTCCTCCATCGTCTGCGAGGGCCTGAAGGACGCCGCCGACCATGCCCGCGCCGCCGTGGCGGCCGGCGCCGTCGCGCTGGACGTGATGCCCCCGCACCACTGGCTGCGCTTCGGCTTCACCTCCGGCCATGCGCTGCAGTACTTCGAGGCGATCCACGAAGCGGCGCCGGAAGCCGACCTCGTCTGCCACGTTTATCCCGCCTGGACGCGCGCCTCCTACTCGTCGCAACTGCTTGCCGACCTCGCGAAGCTGCCTTACCTGCAGGCCTTCAAGGTGGGCCAGCGCGACATGAACAAATACGCCCGCGACATCCAGGCCATCCGCGAGGCCGATGCCTCCAAAGCCATCCTCACCTGCCACGACGAATACCTGCTCGCCTCCATGGTGCAGGGCGTCGATGGCGCCCTGGTCGGCTTCGCCACCTTCATCCCGCAGCTCATCATCGACCTGTGGAACGCCGTCAAGGCGGGCGACCTCAGGAAGGCCATGGAAGTGCAGGCCGTCATCACCCCGCTGAAAGACGCCGTCTATGGCGGCGGCGAACCTACGGGCGAGGCCCATGCCCGCATGAAGGGCGGCATGTACCTGGCCGGCGTGATCGACGATGCCACCGTGCGCCCGCCCACCGAAGCGCCGAGCGCGAAGGAAATGGACGCCCTGCGCGCTGCCGTCAAGCAGGCCGGCCTGCTCCAGCGCTGA
- a CDS encoding Bug family tripartite tricarboxylate transporter substrate binding protein produces the protein MQRNHFLRAALAAAALAAAAGAVAQTQTYPAKPVRMVIPFPPGGTLDAVGRMLAQKLGEQMGQSFVVDNKPGGSGVIGGDTVAKAAADGYTLLFSASTHTTAPMTLKSVPYNVTQDFIPVALVAKAPLSVAINKDLPITDIKSLIAYAQARPGKMTFAVGSIGSAGHLSTELLKRAGKIDYLIVPYKGTAPAFQDLIGGQIDGFIDPILGSLQYHKSGMLRVVAVTSAQRVPSLPDVPTVAETIPGYEFYSWYGLWAPAKTPPALVQRLNAEVNKALAEIGPKLKEQGLLVTPGSAEDFAKFQRADMERSQKIVTEGHIRAE, from the coding sequence ATGCAACGCAACCATTTCCTGCGCGCCGCCCTGGCCGCCGCGGCCCTCGCGGCGGCGGCCGGCGCCGTGGCGCAGACGCAGACCTATCCCGCCAAGCCCGTGCGGATGGTCATTCCCTTCCCGCCGGGCGGCACGCTCGACGCCGTCGGCCGCATGCTCGCGCAGAAGCTCGGCGAGCAGATGGGCCAGTCCTTCGTCGTGGACAACAAGCCCGGCGGCAGCGGCGTGATCGGCGGCGACACCGTCGCCAAGGCGGCGGCCGACGGCTACACCCTGCTGTTCAGCGCCTCCACGCACACCACGGCGCCGATGACGCTCAAGTCCGTGCCCTACAACGTCACGCAGGATTTCATCCCCGTGGCCCTGGTCGCGAAGGCGCCGCTCTCGGTCGCGATCAACAAGGACCTGCCCATCACCGACATCAAGAGCCTGATCGCCTACGCCCAGGCCCGCCCCGGCAAAATGACCTTCGCCGTCGGCTCCATCGGCTCCGCCGGCCACCTCTCCACCGAACTGCTCAAGCGCGCCGGCAAGATCGACTACCTGATCGTGCCGTACAAGGGCACGGCGCCGGCCTTCCAGGACCTGATCGGCGGGCAGATCGACGGCTTCATCGACCCCATCCTCGGCTCGCTCCAGTACCACAAGAGCGGCATGCTGCGCGTGGTGGCCGTCACCTCGGCCCAGCGCGTGCCCAGCCTGCCCGACGTGCCCACCGTGGCAGAAACCATTCCCGGCTACGAGTTCTACAGCTGGTACGGCCTCTGGGCCCCGGCCAAGACCCCGCCCGCGCTCGTGCAGCGCCTCAACGCCGAAGTGAACAAGGCCCTGGCCGAGATCGGCCCCAAGCTCAAGGAGCAGGGCCTGCTCGTCACGCCCGGCAGCGCGGAAGATTTCGCGAAGTTCCAGCGCGCTGACATGGAGCGCTCCCAGAAGATCGTGACCGAGGGCCATATCCGTGCCGAGTGA
- a CDS encoding SDR family NAD(P)-dependent oxidoreductase, translating into MANAGGPAPHAVVTGSSSGIGRAIAESLLATGWRVTGLDVAPPAVAHPAFAHLPVDLADGEAIARAAAALLEVPAHQTPALNGPARHASAHAPNPTPAPPVSGVPDALVHAAGVLRVGPLGQLDHAGGELMWRLHVDAATRLADALVPAMAARGRGRVVFIGSRVAQGMPGRGQYAATKAALIALARSWAAEVAGQGVTVNVVSPAATATGMLADPARAGSAPRLPPIGRLIEPAEIAALTDYLLSPAAAAITGQDIAICGGSSLAR; encoded by the coding sequence GTGGCGAACGCCGGGGGCCCCGCGCCGCATGCCGTCGTCACCGGCAGCAGCAGCGGCATCGGCCGCGCGATCGCCGAATCGCTGCTCGCCACCGGCTGGCGCGTGACGGGGCTCGACGTCGCACCGCCCGCCGTCGCGCACCCGGCCTTCGCGCACCTGCCGGTGGACCTGGCCGACGGCGAGGCCATCGCGCGCGCCGCAGCGGCGCTGCTGGAGGTGCCGGCACACCAAACCCCGGCGCTGAACGGCCCGGCCCGCCACGCCAGTGCCCACGCGCCGAACCCCACGCCCGCACCCCCGGTGTCCGGCGTTCCCGATGCCTTGGTGCACGCCGCAGGCGTACTGCGCGTCGGCCCGCTCGGCCAGCTGGACCATGCCGGCGGCGAACTCATGTGGCGCCTGCACGTCGATGCTGCCACGCGCCTCGCCGATGCCCTCGTGCCCGCCATGGCCGCGCGCGGGCGGGGCCGCGTCGTCTTCATCGGCAGCCGCGTGGCCCAGGGCATGCCCGGGCGCGGCCAGTACGCCGCCACCAAGGCCGCGCTCATCGCCCTCGCGCGCAGCTGGGCGGCAGAAGTGGCGGGGCAGGGCGTCACCGTGAACGTCGTCTCGCCCGCCGCCACCGCCACCGGCATGCTCGCCGACCCGGCCCGCGCCGGCAGCGCGCCGCGCCTGCCGCCCATCGGCCGCCTCATCGAACCCGCGGAAATCGCCGCGCTCACGGACTATCTGCTCTCGCCCGCGGCCGCCGCCATCACCGGGCAGGACATCGCCATCTGCGGCGGCTCCTCGCTCGCCCGCTGA